From a single candidate division KSB1 bacterium genomic region:
- the tsf gene encoding translation elongation factor Ts, whose protein sequence is MTISADKVKALRERTGVGIMDCKSALTETDGDIDKAVELLRKMGVASAEKRAGRETDEGLVEAYIHAGSQLGVLVEINCETDFVAKTDDFKNFARDIAMQVAATGPRVVSREDFPQGEIDKELEIYKTQANNEGKPENIIERFVQGKLEKFYQENALMEQSYIKDPSKNIKELLAEVITKTGENINIRKFVRYQLGS, encoded by the coding sequence ATGACAATTTCGGCTGATAAAGTAAAGGCACTAAGAGAACGTACCGGAGTCGGTATTATGGATTGCAAGAGCGCTCTTACTGAAACTGATGGTGATATCGATAAAGCAGTTGAGCTGCTGAGGAAAATGGGAGTCGCTTCTGCAGAGAAAAGGGCTGGCCGTGAAACCGATGAAGGCCTTGTTGAAGCATATATTCACGCGGGAAGTCAGTTGGGAGTTTTGGTTGAAATAAACTGCGAAACCGATTTTGTTGCGAAGACCGATGATTTCAAAAATTTTGCACGCGATATAGCAATGCAAGTTGCGGCAACCGGTCCCCGGGTTGTGAGTCGTGAGGATTTCCCGCAGGGAGAAATTGACAAAGAACTTGAGATTTATAAAACTCAAGCAAATAATGAAGGCAAACCTGAGAACATAATCGAGCGTTTTGTTCAGGGTAAATTAGAAAAATTTTACCAGGAAAACGCCTTGATGGAACAAAGTTACATTAAAGACCCGAGTAAGAATATAAAAGAACTTTTGGCAGAAGTGATTACGAAGACCGGCGAGAATATCAACATCAGAAAATTCGTTCGCTATCAACTAGGATCTTAG
- a CDS encoding UMP kinase: MPPSQYKRVLLKLSGEALMGEQGLGIDPKIVENIASEIKEVNGMGVEMGIVIGGGNIFRGLSASARGMDRVSADYMGMLATVINAMALQDFLERTDVFTRVLTAINMEEVAEPFIRRRAIRHLEKGRVVIFAAGTGNPYFTTDTAAALRAVEIEADVILKGTKVNGVYDSDPNLNADAKRFDELSYLEVVKRRLQVMDTTAVTLCMDNKLPIVVFNITKQGYLKRVIQGEKLGTKIFGT; encoded by the coding sequence ATGCCGCCATCTCAGTATAAACGCGTTTTGCTCAAATTAAGCGGTGAAGCGCTAATGGGTGAGCAAGGACTTGGCATAGATCCCAAAATTGTTGAGAATATCGCGAGTGAAATAAAAGAAGTTAACGGGATGGGTGTTGAGATGGGAATTGTAATCGGCGGCGGAAATATTTTTCGCGGCCTTTCAGCGAGCGCGCGCGGGATGGATCGGGTCTCCGCTGATTATATGGGTATGCTGGCAACTGTGATCAACGCGATGGCTTTGCAGGATTTTTTAGAGCGCACTGACGTTTTCACCCGCGTACTTACCGCAATCAACATGGAAGAAGTGGCCGAGCCTTTTATTCGCCGAAGAGCAATCCGCCATTTGGAGAAAGGCCGGGTCGTTATTTTTGCAGCCGGAACCGGTAATCCTTATTTTACTACCGATACCGCAGCCGCGCTTCGAGCAGTAGAAATTGAAGCAGATGTTATTTTAAAGGGGACAAAAGTTAACGGCGTTTATGACTCAGATCCCAACCTGAATGCAGATGCTAAGAGGTTTGATGAATTGAGTTATTTAGAAGTAGTCAAGCGTCGTTTGCAAGTGATGGACACGACAGCGGTGACTTTGTGCATGGATAATAAACTGCCAATCGTCGTTTTTAATATAACAAAACAGGGTTACTTAAAACGAGTTATTCAAGGTGAGAAATTAGGAACCAAAATTTTCGGGACTTAA